In the genome of Pelagibacterium nitratireducens, one region contains:
- a CDS encoding TIGR00282 family metallophosphoesterase gives MRLLFLGDVMGRAGRDVVAERLPDLIEQCRFDFVIVNGENASHGRGITEAHYELLRDAGADVVTLGDHAFDQRELMTAIERHDTLIRPINFPPGAPGRGATMITGRNGHQVLVVNALGRVFMPPMDDPFRAVDNAIASCPLGEQADAIVVDFHAEATSEMQGMGHYLDGRVSLVVGTHTHIPTSDHRILRGGTGLMSDAGMCGDYDSVIGMELEEPLNRFVTGLARARFTPSEGEATLCGVAIETDRGSGLCTQIQPVRIGGSLSQALPQF, from the coding sequence ATGAGGCTTTTGTTTCTGGGCGACGTTATGGGGCGGGCCGGCCGGGATGTGGTGGCCGAGCGGCTTCCCGACCTGATCGAGCAATGCCGGTTCGATTTCGTCATCGTCAATGGCGAGAATGCCAGCCACGGGCGCGGCATCACCGAGGCCCATTACGAGCTGTTACGCGACGCGGGCGCCGATGTGGTGACGCTGGGCGATCATGCTTTCGACCAGCGCGAGTTGATGACGGCAATCGAGCGCCACGACACCCTGATCCGGCCGATCAATTTTCCCCCCGGGGCGCCGGGCCGCGGCGCCACAATGATTACGGGCCGCAACGGCCATCAGGTGCTAGTGGTCAATGCGCTGGGCCGGGTGTTCATGCCGCCCATGGACGATCCGTTCCGCGCTGTCGACAATGCCATCGCCAGCTGCCCGCTGGGTGAGCAGGCCGATGCCATCGTCGTCGATTTTCACGCCGAGGCGACCTCGGAAATGCAGGGCATGGGCCATTACCTCGATGGCCGGGTTTCACTGGTGGTGGGCACTCACACCCACATCCCGACCTCCGATCACCGCATCCTGCGCGGCGGAACGGGACTGATGAGCGATGCGGGCATGTGCGGGGATTATGACAGCGTGATCGGCATGGAGCTCGAAGAACCCCTCAACCGGTTCGTCACCGGTTTGGCCAGGGCGCGGTTCACGCCGTCCGAGGGTGAGGCCACGCTGTGCGGCGTTGCAATCGAGACAGACAGAGGCTCGGGGCTGTGCACGCAAATCCAGCCCGTGCGTATCGGTGGGTCGCTCTCGCAAGCGCTGCCCCAATTCTGA